A region of Vicia villosa cultivar HV-30 ecotype Madison, WI unplaced genomic scaffold, Vvil1.0 ctg.002403F_1_1, whole genome shotgun sequence DNA encodes the following proteins:
- the LOC131638752 gene encoding YTH domain-containing protein ECT4-like, which translates to MLRDFGLSASSMAAESKKSADEMNKKKLHGDSSASEANNSNMVSSKGGGSSPSDARSCVSSLGDASGSVKEGELDHDYQSMDPNVPYYGYYYPGYGGFYGEPENQGYYVGAEAVDFQYPVMQADNGSYVYIMPGFQTGYPSYFPLNTAGVDGQYHVYPPGSVYQQPIGSPGYYPASLPYAELLPSAYSWDSSLTAQDVSQRNRYNNSVSKPSGRSNFSSGSGMVSKSMPSSNVSNSSEVKGSPPLLDVSSTHVKRNQPKQANKASISGPVLHSDATTKGSLPVAKFSTYNQGKSGFAYQNNVLNVKANTKGWVSTEKLKLRNKVNESLNEQNQSPRTSIAKGASISGDNSAPTVTVDESRNGDGKIRTDQYNLSDFPTKYDHALFFVIKSYSEDDVHKSIKYDVWASTPNGNKRLDNAFQDAQNRMEEKGSKCPVFLFFSVNASGQFCGVAEMIGRVDFNKSMDFWQQDKWNGYFPVKWHIIKDVPNPQLRHIILENNDHKPVTNSRDTQEVPFPQGIEILNIFKNYASRTSILDDFDFYESRQKVMQEKKTRQPMQQTSNTQHIDDLTSALGSVDISSVKKMEDSKLVEKVND; encoded by the exons ATGCTGAGGGATTTTGGATTAAGTGCTTCTTCCATGGCTGCTGAATCAAAAAAAT CTGCGGATGAAATGAATAAGAAGAAGCTCCATGGTGACTCTTCAGCTTCTGAGGCTAATAATTCCAACATG GTTTCTTCAAAGGGTGGTGGAAGTTCACCATCTGATGCAAGATCATGTGTGTCATCATTAGGAGATGCTTCTGGTAGTGTTAAAGAAGGGGAATTGGATCATGATTATCAATCGATGGATCCGAATGTTCCGTATTATGGATACTATTATCCAG GTTATGGTGGCTTCTACGGAGAGCCAGAAAATCAAGGATATTACGTTGGTGCTGAAGCCGTCGATTTTCAGTATCCA GTCATGCAAGCAGATAATGGGTCTTATGTCTATATCATGCCAGGGTTTCAGACTGGTTACCCTTCGTACTTTCCTTTGAATACTGCCGGTGTCGATGGTCAATACCATGTCTACCCTCCTGGTTCGGTTTATCAACAACCGATTGGATCTCCTGGCTATTATCCAGCTTCTTTACCTTATGCCGAGTTACTTCCGTCAGCATACTCTTGGGATTCATCGTTAACCGCACAAGATGTATCGCAAAGGAATCGTTACAATAATTCGGTTAGTAAACCGAGTGGTAGGTCTAATTTTTCTTCCGGTAGTGGTATGGTGTCGAAGTCTATGCCTTCGTCTAATGTGAGCAACTCATCCGAAGTAAAGGGTTCGCCGCCATTGTTAGATGTTTCGTCAACTCACGTTAAGCGTAACCAGCCAAAACAAGCAAACAAG GCCTCGATTTCTGGTCCAGTTCTCCACTCAGACGCAACGACCAAAGGATCTTTACCTGTTGCGAAGTTTTCTACGTACAATCAAGGAAAGAGTGGATTTGCCTATCAAAACAATGTGCTTAACGTGAAAGCGAATACGAAGGGATGGGTTAGTACCGAAAAACTGAAACTAAGAAACAAGGTTAACGAATCACTTAACGAGCAGAATCAGAGTCCTAGAACTTCTATTGCGAAAGGTGCTTCAATTTCGGGAGATAATTCTGCGCCAACGGTAACAGTCGATGAGAGTAGAAACGGGGACGGAAAAATCAGGACAGATCAGTATAACCTTTCTGATTTTCCAACCAAATACGATCATGCACTTTTCTTTGTCATCAAATCGTACAGCGAGGATGATGTTCATAAGAGCATCAAGTACGACGTATGGGCGAGTACTCCTAATGGGAATAAGAGACTTGACAATGCGTTTCAGGATGCACAGAATCGAATGGAAGAGAAAGGAAGCAAGTGTCCTGTATTCCTTTTCTTCTCG GTCAACGCTAGTGGTCAATTTTGCGGAGTAGCCGAGATGATCGGTCGCGTCGATTTCAACAAAAGTATGGATTTCTGGCAGCAAGACAAATGGAATGGATATTTCCCTGTCAAATGGCACATTATAAAGGACGTTCCAAATCCTCAACTACGACATATTATCCTCGAGAATAACGATCACAAGCCTGTAACAAACAGTCGAGACACACAAGAG GTACCTTTTCCGCAAGGTATTGAAATACTCAACATTTTCAAGAACTATGCATCAAGAACATCGATTTTAGATGATTTTGATTTCTACGAAAGCCGTCAAAAGGTGATGCAGGAGAAGAAAACAAGACAACCTATGCAACAAACTAGCAACACACAG CATATAGATGACTTAACAAGTGCGCTCGGGTCGGTAGACATATCAAGTGTAAAGAAGATGGAAGATTCTAAGTTGGTTGAGAAAGTTAATGACTAA